The proteins below come from a single Mercenaria mercenaria strain notata chromosome 3, MADL_Memer_1, whole genome shotgun sequence genomic window:
- the LOC123525218 gene encoding alkaline phosphatase-like: MILITEFYVLSVLFACVNGFILDNKHYSGNGETPTFWRTQAKSAITQKARMTLNKGVAKNVILFLGDGMSIPTITAARILKGQLQGQTGEESKLSFEEFPISGLSKTYCQDTQVTDSAASGTAYLCGVKTNIATIGVDGSVTRGDCASQKGAELTSILDWSMAAGKSVGFVTVTRVTDATPASLYANVADRSWEGDHYTSRISGGCKDIASQLIDDYKNVQVIMGGGRRFFRRYDQPDPEHGSNAHYGRRDGRDLVQEWQEGQHILGRTYKYVWNVSDFDSVNPATTDSILGLFEYSHMQYELERKDPNHEVAGEPSLAEMTEKAIKILSKNPKGFFLLVEGGNIDHGHHGGRAKMALYDTLAFQDAVQEGASMTSESDTLIVVTADHAHTMTIAGYPSRGNNILSKVDNGAGGFSHASDGLPYTTLLYGDGPGFSVSTHGHRTDITQVDTTDKHYQQQTAVYKTVETHGGDDVGIFARGPMSYLLAGVHEQNEIAHVMAYASCVGDYSNHNECAASLITG; encoded by the exons ATGATTTTGATTACGGAATTTTATGTTTTATCCGTCCTGTTTGCTTGTGTTAATGGGTTCATCCTTGACAACAAACATTACTCTGGAAATGGAGAAA CTCCAACGTTTTGGCGAACACAAGCAAAATCTGCCATCACACAAAAAGCAAGAATGACACTGAATAAAGGAGTTGCAAAGAATGTGATTTTATTCCTCGGAGATGGTATGAGTATTCCGACCATCACCGCAGCGAGGATTCTGAAAGGTCAACTTCAAGGTCAAACAGGAGAAGAATCTAAACTTAGCTTCGAAGAGTTTCCTATTTCAGGACTTTCAAAG acATACTGCCAAGATACCCAGGTCACTGATTCGGCAGCTTCGGGTACAGCATATTTATGTGGTGTTAAGACAAATATTGCCACTATTGGTGTTGATGGCAGCGTTACAAGGGGTGACTGTGCTAGTCAGAAAGGGGCAGAACTCACTTCCATTTTAGACTGGTCAATGGCAgcag GGAAATCTGTAGGTTTTGTGACGGTAACGCGTGTAACTGATGCCACGCCCGCAAGTTTGTACGCGAATGTTGCCGACCGAAGCTGGGAGGGTGATCACTACACCAGTAGAATATCCGGCGGCTGCAAAGATATAGCGTCCCAACTGATTGACGACTACAAAAATGTGCAG GTGATCATGGGGGGAGGTCGGAGATTTTTTAGACGTTACGACCAGCCGGACCCCGAGCACGGGTCAAACGCTCACTACGGACGCCGGGATGGAAGGGATCTTGTACAG gAATGGCAGGAAGGACAACATATTCTAGGACGAACCTATAAATATGTCTGGAATGTTTCAGACTTTGATAGTGTTAACCCGGCTACCACAGATTCTATTCTAG GTTTATTTGAATACTCACATATGCAGTACGAACTAGAAAGAAAAGATCCAAATCATGAGGTGGCTGGTGAGCCATCACTTGCAGAGATGACAGAAAAGGCCATCAAAATACTCAGCAAGAACCCCAAAGGGTTCTTTCTTCTAGTAGAAG ggGGCAATATAGATCATGGACATCATGGAGGCAGAGCTAAAATGGCATTGTACGACACATTGGCTTTTCAGGACGCTGTACAAGAAGGTGCTAGCATGACGTCCGAAAGTGACACATTGATCGTCGTCACGGCTGACCATGCGCACACCATGACAATAGCAGGATATCCGTCCCGTGGCAACAACATTCTCT CAAAAGTTGATAATGGCGCTGGTGGATTTAGCCATGCCTCTGATGGTCTACCGTACACGACTTTATTGTATGGAGATGGTCCAGGTTTCAGTGTTAGTACACATGGTCACCGAACAGACATCACACAGGTTGACACAA CCGACAAGCACTACCAACAACAAACGGCCGTCTATAAAACTGTTGAGACGCATGGAGGGGATGACGTTGGAATTTTCGCACGTGGACCTATGTCGTACCTCCTCGCTGGCGTTCATGAGCAGAATGAAATCGCACATGTAATGGCATACGCTTCATGTGTTGGAGATTATTCTAACCACAACGAATGTGCTGCATCGTTAATAACTGGTTGA